A part of Bosea sp. (in: a-proteobacteria) genomic DNA contains:
- a CDS encoding DUF1624 domain-containing protein — MSLSSAPDAPISAGTTRIAVVDLARGAALVAMAVFHLAWDLFWLRFITTDVALHPGWRAFSHSIAASFLFLAGISLGLAHADGPRWRPFWRRLGIVAGAALGVSIVTRIAMPDAWVAFGILHCIAAASLMGAALVRLPWRAVLAAAAIVAAVAPVLDLPALAFVQGRVEASALFPLWQHLGLARVPPLAVDFVPIFFWSAYLLVGLAAGLGLARGPGAARLAALAPPPLAAPLMWAGRRSLAIYLIHQPVFIALLMGLAWVAPGLTVRTDRPAEARFEQECVSECSLSRDRRACLAACACVVTALRREPFRLRQATGLEPADERMDEAIERAAALCFRPPSAP, encoded by the coding sequence ATGAGCTTGTCGTCCGCCCCTGACGCGCCGATCAGCGCCGGCACGACGCGGATCGCGGTGGTCGATCTGGCGCGCGGGGCGGCGCTCGTGGCGATGGCGGTGTTCCACCTGGCCTGGGACCTGTTCTGGCTGCGCTTCATCACCACGGATGTGGCCTTGCATCCGGGATGGCGGGCCTTCAGCCATTCGATCGCCGCGAGCTTCCTGTTCCTGGCGGGGATCAGTCTCGGGCTCGCCCATGCAGATGGACCGCGCTGGCGGCCTTTCTGGCGTCGCCTCGGCATCGTCGCGGGCGCGGCGCTCGGGGTCAGCATCGTCACGCGCATCGCCATGCCCGATGCCTGGGTCGCGTTCGGCATCCTGCACTGCATCGCGGCGGCATCGCTGATGGGCGCGGCGCTGGTGCGGCTGCCGTGGCGGGCGGTGCTGGCGGCTGCGGCCATCGTGGCCGCCGTGGCGCCTGTGCTGGACCTGCCGGCGCTGGCCTTCGTGCAGGGCCGTGTCGAGGCGTCGGCGCTGTTCCCGCTCTGGCAGCATCTGGGGCTGGCGCGCGTGCCGCCGCTGGCGGTGGACTTCGTGCCGATCTTCTTCTGGTCTGCCTATCTGCTTGTGGGATTGGCGGCAGGGCTCGGGCTCGCCCGCGGGCCGGGAGCGGCACGGCTTGCGGCGCTGGCGCCGCCGCCGCTGGCCGCGCCGCTGATGTGGGCCGGCCGGCGCAGCCTGGCGATTTATCTCATCCACCAGCCGGTGTTCATCGCGCTCCTGATGGGCCTCGCCTGGGTTGCGCCGGGTCTGACCGTGCGAACTGATCGCCCGGCCGAGGCGCGCTTCGAGCAGGAATGCGTGTCCGAATGCAGCCTGTCGCGGGATCGGCGCGCCTGCCTTGCCGCCTGCGCCTGCGTGGTCACAGCGTTGAGGCGCGAGCCCTTCAGGCTGCGCCAGGCGACCGGGCTCGAGCCGGCGGATGAGCGCATGGATGAGGCGATCGAACGCGCCGCAGCGCTGTGCTTCCGGCCGCCATCCGCGCCCTGA
- a CDS encoding class I SAM-dependent DNA methyltransferase, which produces MTPDQFVEKWRASTLKERSASQSHFNDLCKLLGVDNPTDADPKGERYCFERGASKTAGGEGWADVWMRNHFGWEYKGKRKDLTAAYAQLQQYAVALENPPLLVVSDMERIVIHTNWTNTVSEVHSITLDDLRDANKRDLLRSVFTDPERLKPKKTIDALTRDVADTFAGLAISLREAGNDPQAVAHFVNRLVFCMFAEDINLLPRRLFSQILDKARLKPAMATAMLSQLFEAMRAGGLFGVDEIEWFNGGLFDDATALPLTVTDIKTIARASEMDWSDIDPSIFGTLFERGLDPAKRSQLGAHYTDPEKIMMIVRPVIIEPLWREWEGVKAQIEKPKTPEKKKRALLGGFLERLRGFRVLDPACGSGNFLYLALLALKDIEHRVNLEAEAMGLGRQFPTVGPEVVQGIELNPYAAELARVTIWIGEIQWMRKNGFDISKKPILKPLKNIENRDALLNSDGSRTVWPEVDVVIGNPPFLGQKFHRKGRPANKRSAALEGLGDDYVNKLYATYRDAVPASADLVSYWFAQVHNRFNAGRLKGFGLIATKSIGKRLFGKSAIGVSVGWRM; this is translated from the coding sequence ATGACGCCAGACCAGTTCGTTGAAAAGTGGCGTGCATCGACGCTGAAAGAGCGTTCAGCTTCGCAATCGCACTTCAATGACCTGTGCAAACTGCTTGGGGTGGATAACCCGACCGACGCCGACCCCAAGGGCGAACGCTACTGCTTCGAGCGTGGCGCATCCAAGACCGCAGGGGGCGAAGGTTGGGCAGACGTATGGATGCGCAACCACTTTGGCTGGGAATACAAGGGCAAACGCAAAGACCTGACCGCAGCCTATGCCCAGCTGCAACAATATGCCGTCGCCCTCGAAAATCCGCCCCTTTTGGTCGTCTCCGACATGGAGCGGATTGTCATTCACACCAACTGGACGAACACCGTTTCAGAGGTTCACAGCATCACGCTGGATGACCTGAGAGACGCCAATAAGCGCGACCTGTTGCGTTCGGTGTTCACCGACCCTGAGCGCCTGAAGCCAAAGAAAACCATCGACGCCCTCACCCGCGACGTGGCCGACACCTTCGCGGGCTTGGCCATCAGCTTGCGCGAGGCAGGCAACGACCCGCAGGCCGTGGCGCACTTCGTCAACAGGCTGGTGTTCTGCATGTTCGCCGAGGACATCAATCTTCTGCCGCGTCGCCTGTTCTCGCAGATTCTCGACAAGGCGAGGCTGAAGCCTGCCATGGCGACGGCCATGCTCAGTCAGCTTTTCGAGGCCATGCGCGCGGGCGGGCTGTTTGGCGTGGATGAAATCGAATGGTTCAACGGCGGCCTGTTCGACGACGCAACCGCCCTGCCCCTGACTGTCACCGACATCAAGACTATAGCCAGAGCCTCGGAAATGGATTGGTCAGACATTGACCCGTCGATTTTCGGCACCCTGTTCGAGCGCGGGCTTGACCCTGCCAAGCGCAGCCAGCTGGGAGCGCACTACACCGACCCCGAAAAAATCATGATGATTGTGCGGCCCGTCATCATCGAGCCGCTTTGGCGCGAATGGGAAGGGGTTAAGGCTCAGATAGAGAAGCCCAAAACGCCTGAGAAAAAGAAGCGCGCCCTTTTGGGAGGCTTTCTGGAGCGGCTTCGGGGATTCAGGGTGCTTGACCCTGCCTGCGGCTCGGGAAACTTCCTCTATCTCGCCTTGCTGGCCTTGAAGGACATCGAGCACCGCGTGAACCTTGAGGCCGAGGCCATGGGCCTTGGCCGTCAGTTCCCGACCGTCGGCCCAGAGGTGGTGCAGGGCATCGAGCTGAATCCCTACGCGGCCGAGCTGGCGCGCGTGACCATCTGGATTGGGGAAATCCAGTGGATGCGCAAGAACGGCTTCGACATCAGCAAGAAGCCCATTCTCAAGCCGCTCAAGAATATTGAGAATCGGGATGCGCTTTTGAATTCAGACGGCAGTCGAACAGTGTGGCCCGAGGTCGACGTCGTTATAGGAAACCCACCTTTTCTTGGGCAAAAATTCCACCGCAAGGGGCGGCCTGCAAATAAACGCAGCGCGGCGCTTGAGGGCCTCGGAGATGACTATGTCAATAAGCTTTACGCCACCTATAGAGACGCTGTTCCAGCATCTGCTGATTTAGTAAGCTACTGGTTTGCTCAGGTTCACAATAGATTTAATGCAGGACGACTTAAAGGATTTGGCCTGATTGCTACAAAATCTATCGGTAAGAGACTGTTTGGAAAGTCGGCGATTGGTGTTTCGGTGGGCTGGCGAATGTGA
- the obgE gene encoding GTPase ObgE, which yields MKFLDQAKVYIKAGDGGAGCISFRREKFIEFGGPDGGDGGRGGDVWAECVDGLNTLIDFRYAQHFKAKVGGHGMGALRAGGKGADVVLKVPPGTQVFEDDGETLIVDITEPGQRVLLAKGGNGGFGNAYFKTSSNQSPRRANPGLPGEEATIILRLKLIADAGLVGLPNAGKSTFLATVTAARPKVADYPFTTLHPGLGVGQVDGREFVLADIPGLIEGAHEGTGLGDRFLGHIERCRVLLHLVDGTSEHAGKAYKIVRRELEAYGGELTDKPEIVALSKVDSLDPDTLKQQLARLRRAAGRAPLALSSASGQGVPEALRALRGIIDEARADEARLNAPAVDAGWRP from the coding sequence ATGAAATTTCTCGACCAGGCGAAAGTCTACATCAAGGCCGGCGATGGCGGGGCGGGGTGCATCTCGTTCCGGCGCGAGAAGTTCATCGAGTTCGGCGGCCCCGATGGCGGCGATGGCGGGCGCGGCGGCGACGTCTGGGCCGAGTGCGTTGACGGGCTGAACACGCTGATCGATTTTCGCTATGCGCAGCATTTCAAGGCCAAGGTCGGCGGGCACGGCATGGGCGCGCTCCGCGCCGGCGGCAAGGGCGCCGACGTGGTGCTCAAGGTGCCGCCCGGCACCCAGGTCTTCGAGGATGATGGCGAAACCCTGATCGTCGACATCACCGAGCCGGGCCAGCGCGTGCTGCTCGCCAAGGGCGGCAATGGCGGCTTCGGCAATGCCTACTTCAAGACATCGAGCAACCAGTCGCCGCGCCGGGCCAATCCCGGCCTGCCCGGCGAGGAGGCCACCATCATCCTCAGGCTGAAGCTGATCGCGGATGCGGGGCTGGTCGGCCTGCCGAACGCCGGCAAGTCCACCTTCCTCGCCACCGTGACGGCCGCGCGGCCGAAGGTCGCGGACTATCCGTTCACCACGCTGCACCCGGGGCTCGGCGTCGGGCAGGTGGACGGACGCGAGTTCGTGCTGGCAGACATACCGGGGCTGATCGAGGGCGCGCATGAAGGCACGGGCCTTGGCGACCGCTTCCTCGGCCATATCGAGCGCTGCCGCGTGCTGCTGCACCTCGTCGACGGCACGAGCGAACATGCCGGCAAGGCATACAAGATCGTGCGGCGCGAACTGGAGGCCTATGGCGGCGAGTTGACCGACAAGCCGGAGATCGTGGCGCTTTCCAAGGTGGATTCGCTCGATCCCGACACGCTGAAGCAGCAACTCGCGCGGCTCAGGCGCGCTGCGGGGCGCGCCCCGCTGGCGCTGTCATCCGCCTCGGGCCAAGGCGTGCCCGAAGCGCTGCGCGCCTTGCGCGGGATCATCGACGAGGCCCGGGCCGACGAGGCGCGGCTGAACGCGCCTGCCGTCGATGCCGGCTGGCGACCGTGA
- a CDS encoding BON domain-containing protein, which yields MNDRNLHQAVLDELEWDPRFNAAHIGVSVENGVVTLTGHVGSYAEKVAAENAAKRVAGVRGVAQELEVRYASDKKTADDQIARRALDILAWNTTIPQDNIQVTVQNGWVTLAGHVNWGYQRLEAENAVRKLSGVTGISNTIKVAQAVSAPDVKDRIEKALRRNAETEANAIRVSVSGGKVTLEGKVKAWYERDLAERTAWSAPGVTTVEDRLSVGP from the coding sequence ATGAACGACCGCAACCTTCATCAGGCGGTTCTCGACGAACTGGAATGGGATCCGCGCTTCAACGCGGCGCATATCGGCGTCTCCGTGGAGAACGGCGTCGTCACGCTGACCGGCCATGTCGGCAGCTATGCCGAGAAGGTCGCGGCCGAGAACGCCGCCAAGCGTGTCGCCGGCGTGCGCGGCGTCGCCCAGGAGCTCGAGGTCCGCTACGCGAGCGACAAGAAGACGGCCGACGACCAGATTGCCCGGCGGGCGCTGGACATCCTCGCCTGGAACACCACGATCCCGCAGGACAATATCCAGGTCACCGTGCAGAATGGCTGGGTGACGCTCGCGGGCCACGTGAACTGGGGCTACCAGCGGCTCGAAGCCGAGAACGCCGTGCGCAAGCTTTCCGGCGTGACCGGAATTTCGAACACGATCAAGGTGGCGCAAGCGGTCAGCGCGCCGGACGTGAAGGACCGGATCGAGAAGGCCCTCAGGCGTAACGCCGAGACCGAAGCGAACGCTATCCGCGTGTCGGTCAGCGGCGGGAAGGTGACGCTCGAGGGCAAGGTGAAGGCCTGGTACGAGCGTGATCTGGCCGAGCGGACCGCCTGGTCGGCTCCTGGCGTGACGACTGTCGAGGACCGGCTCTCGGTTGGTCCGTGA
- a CDS encoding Hsp20/alpha crystallin family protein produces MNKRSLLSGLWPHCNGSSDPFMALRQEVDRAFESFGRSLPSLTWPQDTASPRINVTQKDKMFEVTAELPGVDIKDVELLVDGDMLTIRGEKRQEKEENSAERYVYECSYGAFSRTIPMPFEADSKGVSAAFRNGVLTVSIPFPADAQPKAKRVEIKAAA; encoded by the coding sequence ATGAACAAGCGTTCGCTGCTTTCCGGCCTCTGGCCGCATTGCAATGGGTCGTCCGATCCTTTCATGGCGCTCAGGCAGGAGGTCGATCGGGCCTTCGAGAGCTTTGGCCGTTCGCTCCCCTCACTCACCTGGCCGCAGGACACGGCTTCGCCAAGGATCAACGTCACCCAGAAGGACAAGATGTTCGAGGTGACCGCCGAACTGCCCGGCGTCGACATCAAGGACGTGGAGCTGCTCGTCGACGGCGACATGCTGACGATCCGCGGCGAGAAACGGCAGGAGAAGGAGGAGAACTCGGCGGAGCGCTACGTCTACGAATGCAGCTACGGCGCCTTCTCACGAACCATCCCGATGCCCTTCGAGGCTGACTCCAAGGGCGTCTCAGCCGCGTTCAGGAATGGCGTGCTGACAGTTTCAATTCCATTTCCGGCCGACGCGCAGCCCAAGGCCAAGCGGGTCGAGATCAAGGCAGCCGCCTGA
- the rplU gene encoding 50S ribosomal protein L21, with protein sequence MFAVIKTGGKQYRVAADDQITIEKLVGSAGETVAFEHVLMLVDGETTTVGAPFVAGASVAAEIVGQGRGDKVISFKKRRRQNSKRKRGHRQDLTIVRITDILTGGAKVNVTAKAPLAASVAAASIAAAPKDVAGAMDTSNLSLIAGIGPTIEKKLRAAGITSWNTIAGWSVEDVARWDAELALRGRATREEWVEQANELLAGKAPRAKADQAELKSGKDL encoded by the coding sequence ATGTTCGCAGTCATCAAGACCGGCGGGAAGCAGTATCGCGTCGCCGCCGACGACCAGATCACCATCGAGAAGCTCGTCGGCTCCGCCGGGGAGACCGTCGCATTCGAACACGTGCTGATGCTCGTCGATGGCGAGACCACGACCGTGGGCGCTCCTTTCGTGGCCGGCGCCTCCGTCGCCGCCGAGATCGTCGGGCAGGGCCGCGGAGACAAGGTCATCTCGTTCAAGAAGCGCCGCCGCCAGAACTCGAAGCGCAAGCGGGGCCACCGTCAGGATCTGACGATCGTGCGCATCACCGACATCCTCACCGGGGGCGCCAAGGTGAACGTCACCGCCAAGGCTCCGCTGGCCGCCTCCGTCGCCGCCGCCTCGATCGCCGCCGCGCCGAAGGATGTCGCCGGCGCGATGGACACGTCGAATCTCTCGCTGATCGCCGGCATCGGGCCGACCATCGAGAAGAAGTTGCGCGCCGCTGGCATCACCAGCTGGAACACTATCGCCGGCTGGAGCGTTGAGGATGTCGCGAGGTGGGACGCCGAGCTCGCGCTTCGCGGTCGTGCCACCCGCGAGGAGTGGGTTGAGCAGGCCAACGAGCTGCTGGCCGGCAAGGCGCCGCGCGCCAAGGCGGATCAGGCCGAGCTGAAGTCAGGCAAGGATCTCTGA
- the rpmA gene encoding 50S ribosomal protein L27, which yields MAHKKAGGSSRNGRDSAGRRLGVKKFGDQSVIAGNIIVRQRGTKVRPGANVGMGVDHTLFALVDGRVKFGTKLGRSFVAVVPAQEAAE from the coding sequence ATGGCACACAAGAAAGCAGGCGGCTCATCCCGCAACGGCCGCGATTCCGCGGGCCGTCGTCTTGGCGTCAAGAAGTTCGGCGATCAGTCTGTGATCGCGGGCAACATCATCGTGCGCCAGCGCGGCACCAAGGTGCGTCCGGGTGCGAATGTCGGGATGGGCGTCGACCATACGCTGTTCGCGCTGGTTGATGGCCGCGTGAAATTCGGCACCAAGCTTGGCCGCTCCTTCGTAGCGGTCGTTCCGGCCCAAGAGGCCGCGGAATAA
- a CDS encoding IS5 family transposase, with protein sequence MWTHENRGRMAKIAKKTKRYPCDLTDEEWARIAPLMPKPGRTGRPRETDFREVINAVRYLVRSGCGWRMLPHHFGHWRTVYGWFRELARRFLFQTIHDVELMLDRERVGREASPTAAVIDSQSVKAPQAKTRGYDANKKIRGRKRHIAVDTDGRLLMVNLTTADISDSAGAQAILDAIRKRWPWVKHLFADAAYDRLTLMDKAAYLNFVIEIIRRSEQQKGFHVLPRRWVVERTFGWMMRWRRLVRDYEKRIDVSTAMIHVAMGGLLIRRNAHP encoded by the coding sequence ATGTGGACACATGAGAACCGGGGCCGGATGGCCAAGATCGCCAAGAAGACGAAGCGCTATCCCTGCGACCTGACGGACGAGGAGTGGGCCCGGATCGCGCCCTTGATGCCCAAACCCGGACGGACGGGACGGCCTCGGGAGACGGACTTCCGCGAGGTGATCAACGCCGTGCGCTATCTGGTGCGCTCGGGCTGCGGCTGGCGGATGCTGCCTCATCATTTCGGCCATTGGCGAACGGTTTACGGCTGGTTCCGCGAACTGGCGCGGCGCTTCCTGTTCCAGACCATCCACGATGTCGAGCTGATGCTCGACCGGGAGCGGGTTGGTCGCGAGGCAAGCCCCACGGCGGCGGTGATCGACAGCCAGTCGGTCAAGGCTCCGCAAGCCAAAACAAGGGGTTACGACGCCAACAAGAAGATACGCGGCCGCAAGCGACATATCGCGGTCGATACCGACGGACGGCTCTTGATGGTCAATCTGACGACCGCCGACATCTCCGACAGCGCCGGTGCGCAAGCCATCCTCGATGCCATCCGCAAGCGCTGGCCCTGGGTGAAGCATCTCTTCGCCGACGCCGCCTACGACCGCCTGACCTTGATGGACAAGGCCGCCTATCTCAACTTCGTCATCGAGATCATCCGGCGCTCCGAGCAGCAGAAGGGCTTCCATGTTCTGCCCCGGCGCTGGGTCGTCGAGCGGACCTTCGGATGGATGATGCGCTGGCGCCGCCTCGTCCGCGACTATGAAAAACGCATCGACGTCTCAACCGCCATGATCCACGTCGCCATGGGCGGCCTTCTTATCCGAAGAAACGCTCATCCCTGA
- a CDS encoding glutamate 5-kinase, translated as MSQPAFSAPKLSQFRRVVIKVGSALLVDRARGRARHGWLAALAEDIAELHARGADVQVVSSGAIALGRTVLGLPAGALKLEESQAAAAVGQIALARIWAEALGHHGITAGQILVTLADTEERQRYLNARATIGRLLEMRAVPVINENDTVATSEIRYGDNDRLAARVATMTGADLLVLFSDIDGLYTAPPARDPEARHIPIVPRITADIEAMAGGAASELSRGGMTTKIEAGKIAVSGGTHMMIADGRPKNPLAAVANGARCTWFLSASTPATARKTWIGGTLEPRGVLHVDAGAARALAGGASLLPVGVTRVEGEFQRGDAVVIRDQAGTELGRGLVAYDTADARRVLGKPSREIEAVLGHPGQAEMVHRDDMALVIG; from the coding sequence ATGTCCCAGCCTGCTTTCTCCGCTCCCAAATTGTCCCAGTTCCGGCGGGTCGTCATCAAGGTCGGCTCGGCGCTGCTGGTCGACCGCGCGCGGGGGCGCGCCCGCCACGGCTGGCTGGCCGCGCTGGCCGAGGACATCGCCGAATTGCACGCGCGCGGCGCTGACGTGCAGGTCGTGTCCTCCGGCGCCATCGCGCTGGGGCGCACGGTGCTCGGCCTGCCCGCTGGCGCGCTGAAGCTGGAAGAGAGCCAGGCGGCGGCGGCCGTGGGGCAGATCGCGCTGGCGCGCATCTGGGCCGAGGCGCTGGGCCATCACGGCATCACGGCAGGGCAGATCCTGGTCACGCTGGCAGACACCGAGGAGCGCCAGCGCTATCTCAACGCGCGCGCCACCATCGGCCGGCTGCTCGAAATGCGCGCCGTGCCTGTCATCAACGAGAACGACACGGTCGCCACCTCCGAGATCCGCTATGGCGACAATGACCGGCTTGCGGCGCGGGTGGCCACCATGACCGGGGCAGACCTGCTCGTGCTCTTCTCGGACATTGACGGGCTCTACACCGCGCCGCCGGCTCGCGATCCCGAGGCCCGCCACATCCCCATCGTGCCGCGCATCACCGCCGACATCGAGGCGATGGCGGGGGGCGCTGCGTCGGAGCTGAGCCGCGGAGGCATGACCACCAAGATCGAGGCCGGCAAGATCGCCGTCTCGGGCGGAACGCACATGATGATCGCCGACGGGCGCCCGAAGAACCCGCTCGCCGCGGTGGCGAACGGGGCGCGCTGCACCTGGTTCCTCTCGGCGTCGACCCCCGCGACGGCGCGCAAGACCTGGATCGGCGGCACGCTGGAGCCCAGGGGCGTGCTGCATGTCGATGCCGGCGCGGCACGGGCTCTGGCTGGGGGGGCGAGCCTGCTGCCCGTGGGCGTGACGCGCGTCGAGGGCGAGTTCCAGCGCGGCGACGCGGTGGTGATCCGCGATCAGGCGGGCACCGAGCTGGGGCGCGGCCTCGTCGCCTACGACACAGCCGATGCGCGCCGCGTGCTCGGCAAGCCGTCACGGGAGATCGAGGCCGTGCTGGGCCACCCCGGCCAGGCCGAGATGGTGCACCGTGACGACATGGCCCTCGTGATCGGCTAG
- a CDS encoding class I SAM-dependent DNA methyltransferase: MNNTDISLFNVWQNEPWVINGAEVRVAVICGHTNPTDYHINGKLCAKLNNDLTSGIDVSLANSIMNNKKIAFQGVKLNGPFVIDGKFARTLMLKPTNPNGCRNTDVIKRFVGNDDVTMRDSDDWVIDFPETISGEDAALYEGPFQWVHDNVLKSREGLSTGEATESARLNRYWVMQRPRPRLRATASAFLKVIAVPETSEHLIFRYLPSGCVFSGSLFVICRDDDAIFGILSSRFHRIWARAQGNKMGVGNQGRYNATRTFETFPFPKGIEPNLDPKKYKNPHAGKIAEAAKRLNELRENWLNPPDLIKRVPEVVAGYPDRIEPAGVAARAELKNRTLTNLYNARPAWLANAHAELDAAVAAAYGWTADISDDEALKALLALNIARAS; this comes from the coding sequence TTGAACAACACTGATATTTCTCTATTTAATGTTTGGCAGAATGAACCTTGGGTAATTAATGGAGCCGAAGTTCGTGTAGCAGTCATATGCGGGCATACAAATCCAACTGATTATCATATTAACGGCAAACTTTGTGCCAAATTGAATAACGATTTAACTAGTGGTATTGATGTAAGCTTAGCAAATTCAATAATGAACAACAAAAAAATTGCATTTCAAGGTGTAAAATTAAATGGCCCTTTTGTTATTGATGGAAAATTTGCTCGCACTTTAATGCTAAAGCCGACTAATCCGAATGGCTGCCGAAATACAGATGTAATAAAGCGGTTTGTTGGAAATGACGATGTCACTATGCGTGATAGTGATGATTGGGTTATTGATTTTCCCGAAACCATATCTGGTGAAGATGCAGCCTTGTATGAAGGGCCGTTCCAGTGGGTGCATGATAATGTTTTGAAATCCAGAGAAGGGTTAAGCACTGGAGAGGCAACTGAATCGGCAAGGCTTAATAGATATTGGGTTATGCAAAGACCGCGCCCGCGACTTCGGGCGACTGCTTCTGCGTTCTTAAAGGTTATTGCGGTTCCAGAGACAAGTGAACATCTAATTTTCCGCTACCTACCTAGTGGGTGCGTATTCAGTGGGAGTTTATTTGTAATTTGTCGCGATGATGATGCAATATTTGGTATTTTAAGCTCGCGGTTCCACCGCATTTGGGCTCGCGCTCAAGGCAATAAAATGGGCGTAGGGAATCAAGGAAGATACAATGCCACAAGAACATTTGAGACCTTTCCTTTTCCAAAGGGGATAGAGCCGAACCTAGACCCAAAGAAATACAAAAACCCGCATGCAGGGAAAATTGCCGAGGCGGCGAAGCGCTTGAACGAGCTGCGTGAAAACTGGCTGAACCCTCCCGACCTCATCAAGCGCGTGCCTGAGGTGGTTGCTGGCTATCCCGACCGTATCGAGCCAGCGGGAGTCGCGGCCCGCGCCGAGCTGAAAAACCGAACCCTGACCAATCTTTACAACGCCCGCCCCGCTTGGTTGGCGAACGCTCACGCCGAGCTGGATGCCGCCGTTGCCGCCGCCTATGGCTGGACGGCTGATATTTCCGATGATGAGGCTTTGAAGGCGCTCTTGGCGCTTAACATTGCGCGCGCAAGCTAG
- a CDS encoding DUF3833 domain-containing protein: MTALAATAAFPNLAQAVQGLVLHVWFRGRTHAVGRFRNNLTGEERKLAVDLVGRWDGRRLALFEDFFYADGERDQKTWFFERTGPGRYIGTREDVIAPADVTTPQPDTVRFAYTADLKLPSGTRRLSFDDTLTLRPDGTVFNRATVAWGFLPVGDVELVFRKGPLPAALRRSGGA, translated from the coding sequence ATGACCGCGCTGGCCGCCACGGCAGCGTTCCCGAACCTCGCGCAAGCGGTGCAGGGCCTCGTTCTGCATGTCTGGTTCCGGGGCCGCACCCATGCCGTGGGCCGGTTCCGCAACAACCTGACGGGCGAGGAGCGCAAACTGGCTGTCGATCTGGTAGGCCGCTGGGATGGTCGGCGTCTCGCCCTGTTCGAGGACTTCTTCTACGCCGATGGCGAGCGCGACCAGAAGACCTGGTTCTTCGAAAGGACCGGGCCCGGGCGCTACATTGGCACGCGCGAGGATGTCATCGCCCCCGCCGATGTCACGACGCCGCAGCCCGACACGGTCCGCTTCGCCTACACGGCGGACCTCAAGTTGCCGTCCGGCACGCGGCGTCTGAGCTTCGACGACACGCTCACGCTGCGGCCTGACGGGACGGTGTTCAACCGCGCGACGGTGGCGTGGGGCTTTCTGCCTGTCGGCGATGTGGAGCTGGTGTTCCGCAAAGGCCCGCTTCCCGCCGCGCTCCGGCGCAGCGGCGGCGCCTGA
- a CDS encoding GNAT family N-acetyltransferase — MSTETTQAHGPASAPRPPLFPDLTRDDVFRLETRRLWLRWPRHGDIAALRAFAGLREVAEMTGSWPHPLPEGEAERRIFAARKANATGVSLFLALTPRSKPNLQVGWVCVTATPNPDEAELGYMLHPHHSGQGLMAEAVQAVLDTVFSYTAVERVTAWSRVVNPASRRVLEKCGFRHIGTALSDLPARGGMHSCDEFMLDSGAWAALVNWPRQARAAQADGLGHGAVVVAAARLSAETRLRDEAAGGLSAPLALHDGGAHAR; from the coding sequence ATGAGCACCGAAACGACACAGGCGCACGGCCCTGCGAGCGCGCCGCGACCGCCGCTCTTTCCCGATCTCACGCGCGATGACGTGTTCCGTCTGGAGACACGCCGGCTGTGGCTGAGATGGCCGCGCCATGGCGACATCGCCGCGCTGAGGGCCTTCGCAGGGCTTCGCGAGGTGGCGGAGATGACCGGCTCATGGCCCCATCCCCTGCCGGAAGGCGAGGCTGAACGGCGCATTTTCGCGGCGCGGAAGGCCAACGCCACTGGCGTCAGCCTGTTCCTCGCCCTGACGCCGCGCAGCAAGCCCAACCTGCAGGTCGGCTGGGTCTGCGTCACGGCCACGCCCAACCCGGATGAGGCGGAACTGGGCTACATGCTGCATCCACACCATAGCGGGCAGGGCCTTATGGCGGAGGCGGTGCAGGCGGTGCTGGACACCGTTTTCAGCTACACGGCGGTCGAGCGCGTCACGGCCTGGAGCCGCGTCGTCAATCCGGCTTCGCGTCGTGTGCTGGAAAAATGCGGATTCCGCCACATCGGCACGGCGCTGAGCGACCTGCCGGCGCGGGGCGGAATGCATTCATGCGACGAGTTCATGCTCGATTCCGGCGCCTGGGCGGCGCTGGTGAACTGGCCCCGCCAGGCGCGCGCGGCGCAGGCCGATGGGCTGGGGCACGGCGCAGTGGTCGTGGCCGCCGCCAGGCTGAGCGCCGAGACCCGCCTCAGGGACGAGGCGGCCGGCGGGCTCAGCGCGCCGCTCGCCCTGCATGATGGCGGGGCGCACGCGCGCTGA